CCGCGAATACTTGTTGCGGCTGCGGCGCCATGCCTTCCTGCGCGGCGTGGCCTTGAGCGGCACCGCGGTGGGCAATAACTTTGCCCGGCCCAAGGGCGAGGCCCTGCAAAAGGAAATTGCCAGCGTGAAGGAATGGATTGATTACGCCGCCATCCTGGGCGCGCCGCACATCCGCATTTTTGCCGGGCCGGCGCCCAAGGAAATTCCGCTGGCGGAGGCCACCCGCAACTGCCTTGAGGCCATTGAGGAATGTTGCGCCTATGCGGGCGAAAAAGGCGTGATGTTGGGCCTGGAAAACCACGGCGGCATCGTCACCACCGCCGAGCAGTTGCTGGCCCTGGTCAAGGCCGTGCGGAGTCCCTGGTTTGGAGTGAACCTGGACACCGGCAATTTCACCAGCGAAGACCCCTATGCCGAGCTGGCCGCCTGTGCCCCCTATGCGGTGAATGTCCAAATCAAGGTGGAAGTGCGCCGCCAAGGCGCCCCCAAGCCGGAGCCGGCCGACTTGCCGCGGCTGGTGCGGATTTTGCGCGAGGCCAATTATCAAGGTTACGTGGCCCTGGAATACGAGGCCGCCGAGGACCCCTGGGACGCCGTGCCCCGCTGGTTGAAGGCCATGCAAGCGGCCCTGGCGTCATGAAGCCGGACAGCGGCCATGGGCCGGCGCCGCATCCCGCGCCATGATACGGCTCCACATGATGCCCGCCTGCGGCGAACGCCTGCTGCGATTTGCAGGCGACCGCGCGCGTTTTGAATTGCTCTGTGAACCCGCGCCGCCGCCGGCCGGCTGGCGGGGCATGTTGCGCACCAACCTGGGCCGCGGCGAGATGTTGCGCGAGGAAATTATCAACGCCCACTTCCAGCCGCTGCCGCTGGCGGGGGCTTCCTGGCGGGACATCCCCATGACCCCTACGGCGCGCGGCTGGGAGCTGGAATTGCCGCTGCTCGAGACCGGCTATTTCCAGGCCAAGGCCTATGCGTTGGATGCGCAGCACCGCCAGCATTGGCCGCCCGGCTTGAATGTGGGGCTGAGCGTGCATCCGGATGATTGCCGCACCGGCAACATCATTTATTGCGCCTTCACCCGGCTCTATGGCCACACCCGTCATCTGTCCCGGGCGCGGGACGAGGCGCTTGAAGAACGCTTGCGGCTTCTGGACGAGCAGGGTTACGCCGTCATTCCGCCCTCCGGCAAGCTGCGAGATTTGACCCGGCTGTTGCCCCATATCTTTGAGACCCTGGGCTGCCGGGTGTTGCAGTTGCTGCCCATCAACCCCACGCCCACCACCTATGCGCGCTTTGGCCGGTTTGGCAGCCCCTATGCCTGCCAGGACCTGACCGCCATAGACCCGGCCCTGGTGGAGTTCGACCGGCGGACCACGGCGCTGGACCAGTTTCAGGAGCTGGTGGCAGGCGTGCATCGTTACGGAGGCAAGCTTTTTCTGGACCTCGTCATCAATCATACCGGCTGGGGCGCCACCCTCCTCAATGAACATCCTGAATGGTACCGCCGCGAGCCGGACGGCGAGTTTGCCAGCCCGGGCGCCTGGGGCAACATCTGGCGCGACCTGGTGGAGCTGGACCAAAGCCATCCCGCCCTGTGGGATACGCTGGCCGAGGCGTTTTTAACCTGGTGCCGCCGCGGGGTGGACGGTTTCCGGTGCGATGCCGGCTACAAGGTGCCTCTGCCAGTCTGGCAGCACATCACCGCCCGCGTGCGCCAGGAATACCCGGACACAATCTTCCTGCTCGAAGGCCTGGGCGGCTCCTGGGAGGCCACCGAACTGCTGCTCACTGAAGGCGGCATGCAATGGGCGTATTCCGAGTTGTTTCAGAACTACTCGGGGCGCGAGGTCTCCAGTTATCTGGATTATGCGCTCCGGCAATCCGAGCGGGTGGGGCTTTACACCCACTACAGCGAAACCCATGACAACAACCGTCTGGCCGCGCGCGGCCGGGCCTGGTCCTTGTTGCGCAACCGCCTCTGCGCCCTCACCAGCGTGTGCGGCGGATTTGGTTTCACCGGCGGCGTGGAATGGCTGGCCGAGGAAAAAATCAACGTGCATCAATGCGCCGGCCTGAACTGGGGCGCGCCCGAGAATCTGGTGCAGGAACTGGCCGCCCTGAACCGCCTGCTGCGGCAGCATCCGTGTTTCTTCGACGGCGCCCGCCTGGAACGCTTGAGCGAGCCGGAGTCCCCGGTTTTTGCCCTGCGCCGGATTTCCGCCGAGGGCGGCGATGAAGTACTGGTGCTGGTGAACACGGATGCGGAGCAAAGTCACTCCGTGCATTTGCGGCTGCCGCAAAAACTGGGCGGCACGCCCCTGGTGGATTTGCTGGGGCAAACACCCCCCATGGTCTTTTTCCGGCCTGACGGCCACGCCGTATTCACCCTGGAGCCGGCGGCGGTTTTTTGCCTGGCGGCCACGCCGCATCCGGTGGGTTTGCATGGCGACGAGTACCGCCGCCTGCGCGCCGCGGCGGCGTGGGCGTTGCGCGCCATCGCGCATCACGTGCCCATCGAGGCCATTGGCCCCTGCGACTGGCCCATGCTCGCGCTGATTGCCCGCCGCCAGCCCTGGGATTTCCTGGGCTGCCTGCACCGCTTGGATGCCGCGCAGACGGCCCGGCATTTGCTGGCCGCCCTGAATCAGGCGCGCGCGGGCCTTTATTATCCGCGCGTGGTGGTGTGGCAGGAAGCCGATGCGCGCCGCATTACGATGATTCCCTCGGGCCACTGGCTGGCCGTGCGCGAAGCCGCGCCGTTTCGTGCCCAACTGAGTTTTGGCGGCGCCCAGCGTCCGGTCAATGTGGCTTCCGTGGAAACCGACCAGGGGCACGTGGCCGCCTTCCCGCCGCAGGCCTTTGACGGCGAAGCGCGACTGCGCCTGGAGCGTCCCGCTCAAACACCACCCGTCCTCACCGCCACGCTGCGCTTCCTGCCGGCCGAGCCGCCACCGCCGGTGTATGAGGCCGCCCGGCTCAAGGCAGTGCCCTCACCGCTGCATTTGCCCATGGTGCTGCTGACCAACCGCGGCGGCGCCATGGCCCGGCTGGCCGTGGATTTGGGCAACCTCAAAAGCAAATATGACGCCGTGCTGGCCGCCAACCTCCACCCCACCATGCCGGTGGACCGGCACGTGCTCGTCAAGCGCCTGCGGTTATGGGTCAACGCGGATGGTTTCATTACGCCGCTCAACGCCGCCAATTTGCTGGAGTTTCATCCCGGCCCGCCGGCCCGCTGGCGGTTTGTGGCACATGCCGGCGATGGGCGCAGCCTGGAACTGGAACTGACGGCCCTCATGGCCGAGGGCAAAAACACCCTCTGGTTCAAACTCAGCCGCCCGGCCCGGCTCCCCGCGCTGGGACAGCCCCTGCCGCCCCAATGCCAGGTGAGCGTGACCGCCCGCTTTGACCTGGAGGACCGCAATTTTCACTGGGAAACCAAGCACACCCCCGGGGCCGAACACCACTTCACGGCGCATCACCGGCCGCTGCGCCGGCCGGCCGGGTTTGTCTTTGAGCCTGACCCCCGGCGTCGGCTTTGTGTGGTCACGGACCGTGGTCTGTACCATCCCCAGGGCGAATGGTCCCATAACCTCCCGCACTGGGTGGAACAAAGCCGCGGCATGGAAGGCTGGGGCGATGCCTACAGCCCGGGCTGGTTTGAAATTCCGCTGGCGGCGGGCGAGCACGCCACGCTGGCCTGTTCCGCCGAGCCTCATTTTGAAACGGGCCGGCTCCGTTTCCCCGCGGTGCCCCGCCGCCTGCCTCCACCGCGGACTTTTGAGCAAACGCTGCGGACGGCCGTGGAAGCCTTCCTGGCCCGGCGTGAACAAGGTTGGACTCTGATTGCCGGGTATCCCTGGTTTTTGGATTGGAGCCGGGATGCCTTGATTGGTGCGCGGGGACTGCTGGCCAGTGGTTATGTGGAGGAGGTTTCCTCCATGCTCAGCGAGCTGGGCCGGTGGGAGGAGCGCGGCACCCTGCCCAACGCCTTTTATGGGGGCGACGGCTCCAATCGCGACACCAGCGACGCCCCGCTGTGGTGGGCGCTGGTGGCCGAGGAATTGGCCGCCTTCCTTCAGGCCCGCCGCCCGGGACGCCGCCAAGCCGTTGCTTTTTATGACCAGAAGGTGGCCGATGACCGCCGCACGTATCGCGAAGTTTTAATTTCCATCGCGGAGCACTACCTGGCGGGCACGCCCAATGGCATTCAGGTGGACCCCGCTTCGGCACTGGTCTGGAGTCCCGCGCATTTTACGTGGATGGATACCAATCATCCGGCGGCCACACCGCGCGAAGGGTATCCCATCGAAATCCAGGTGCTGTGGGTACGCTTGCTGCGGCATCTGGAGCGACTGGGCTGCACACGCCAGGGCGAAACTTACGGCAGCCTGGCCGCCCGGGCGCAACATGCGCTGGAAACTTTCTATTGGCAGGAAGACTTGGGCTGGTGGGCGGACACCTTGCTGGCCCCGGCAGGCCAGCCAGCCCGCCAGGCGGTGCCCGACCGCTGCCTCCGTCCCAATGCCCTGTTCGGCATCACCCTGGGCGTTTTTACGGGCGAACGCGCGCGCCGTTACCTGACGGCGGTGCAACGCCACCTTTTGGTACCCGGCGCCGTGCGCTCCCTGGCGCCCTTGCCCGCCGACCCTCCACTGCCCGTGCGCGCGGCGGACGGCCGGCTCTTGAATCATCCCGAGCAGCCTTATTGGGGCCGTTACGAAGGCGATGAAGACACCCGGCGCAAACCCGCCTACCACAACGGCACGGCCTGGACCTGGCTGCTGCCGGTCTATGCCGAGGCCCTGGCGCGGGCTTATGAGTTGGAAGCCGAGGCCGTGGCAGCGGCCCGCGGTTGTCTGGCCAGCTTGAACGACCGCCTGACCGCCGGATGCCTGGGACACCTGCCGGAAATTGTGGACGGAGACGCCCCCCATCAAGAACGCGGCTGTGACGCCCAAGCCTGGAGCGCCACCGAAGCCCTGCGCGTCTGGCTCTGGCTGGAAAGCCTGCGCCCAAAAACCAGAACCAGCCGGCGGCCTCAAAGCGCCGGCGGAAAACCCAGGACGCGCCGGCCTTCGCGCCGCAGTTGACCCCGGGCAATGGCGGCAATGCAGGCCGGGTAAAGCTCGCGCTCGGCCACTTGAATCCGCGCATGGAGGGAAGCCGGGGTGTCCTCATCCAACACCGGCACAACACGCTGGCCAATGACCGGGCCGGTGTCCACTCCTTGGTCCACAAAATGCACCGTGCAACCAGTGACCTTGACGCCGTACTCCAAGGCTTGTTTCCAGGCTTCCAAGCCCGGAAAAGCCGGCAACAAACTGGGATGAATGTTCACCACCCGCCCCTCAAACGCCTTGAGAAACGGCCCCTTCAGGATGCGCATAAAACCTGCCAGCACCACCAAATCCACCCGCGCCTCCTGCAGACGGGCGATGTAACGGGCCTCAGTTTCCTCATCCAGCTTGGTGCGGAATTTGCCCGGCGGCAAGTACTCCGCGGGGATGCCCCGCTGGCGTGCCAGCTCAAGAATGCCTGCATTTTCCACGTCGCTCAGCACCAGCACGGGCTGGGCCGGAACCCGGCCCGCCGCACAGGCATCAGCAATGGCGGCGAAATTGGAGCCTTTGCCCGAGCCGAGCACTCCCAGGCGAAAACTGGCGGCGGCAGCTTGCGTTTGCATGCGCCTTCTTTAGCCCGGAGCCGCCCCCATGAGCAAGCAGGAAGGGAAGGCCGGAGCAAGGGCGGGCGAAGTCAAAAATGAATTTGATGTTTTTCCGCTCCCCCTTGGCCAGACTCAGGTTGACACTGAACGCGCACACAGCAGTGCGCCGAATAATTCCCCTCTCCCTCTGGGAGAGAGCTGTCAAAGTCTATTACTGAAATGAGTGTATTTCCCTCTCCCCGCGGGCGAGGGTCAGGGTGAGGGTGACTTAGCGCAGGCGTGCCGCCGTAGCGCAGGCGTCCTCGTCCCGCAAAGCGGGATTCAGCCTGCGTCCCGCAGGCCAAAGGGGGGCCACAGGGTTAGGGCAGGATAATCCGCGCAACTATAATTTCCCCCTCTCCCCTTGGGAAAGGGCTAGGGTGAGGGGCCTCTTCTCCCTCTTCGTTCCCTTTGTTTCCTTCTGTTCAAAATTTGTGTCCATTCGTGTTCATTCGTGGTTAGTGTTTTCCCCTTTCTCGCGCTCTGCCCCCTTTTCCCTCCACCCCATCGTGGAAAAAGGCTAAGGTGAGGGTGTGTAGCGCAGGCGTCCTCGCCTGCGGGTTCACGGAGCCTCCCGGCTCCGTGACTACAAAACTGCCGCGGTCATGCCGACTCGCTTACAAGCACAGTGCCACACGTCAACCTATCATTCGTCGTAGCGCAGGCGTCCACGTCCTGCGAAGCGGGATTCAGCCTCCGTCCCGCAGGCCGGAGGCAACGAATTGAGATGAGAACATCTATGGGGTTTCTATTCTTACTTTCCCTCCTCGCCTGCATTGAGCAAACGCAGATAATGAATAATTCGAGGCACATTAACTATTTTCCCTCTCCCCCCGGGAGAAGGTCAGGGTGAGAGCATGTAGCGCAGGCGTCCCCGCCTGCGGGTTCACGGAGCCTCCCGGCTCCGTGATTGCTGAATTGCCAACGTAAAGAGGAAACGCTCGGAAACAACAAACCGTGCGCCAATCTTTCCTGTGCCGTAACGAAGGTAAGCACGCATCGTAAGGTTGGAATAAGCCTGCGAGACGCAGGCGGTACTCGCAGGCGGGACGCCTGCGCTACATGGGGTACGCCTACGCTACGACACCGCTCCTATGGCCTAAGTGAGGCAAGCCAAAAGCCGATTTGGGGGTGAGTGAGGGCTTGAAGGCATGGGGGATTTGGGGGATATTGGGCACGAGGTCAGCCACAAGATGCAGGTGAATGAAGCCATAGGTGCGTTGGCAATCGTGGAGGAGAAGAATTGTCCCGCAGTGTATGGGCCAATGGGTGCGGTGCGCACGCACGTGTGGGGGGTGGATTTGTCGGGGACGACACACGGGGCGTATTCGGCTTCGAGGGGTTTTGAAACTGGGTGGGTGCAAGCTGTCGGTCTCGGGGAGCGCACGCGTCCCGCGTGCAGACTTCGGCGTCCCGCCGAAGAGGAGTCATTGCTCCAAGAGACTATCGCATCCACATCACAAAGTGCGCCACAATACAAATACGGCCCGTTTGGCGACCTTCTTCGTGCCACGGGCTCCCCGGCCCAGACGTTCAATCATCTCTTCTCCACCAAATACTTTGACTGGGAAACCAGCCTGTACTACTACGGCCACCGCTACTACTTCTCCAACCACGCCCGCTGGCCAAACAGAGACTCGTTGCAGGAAGCAGGAGGAATCAACCTCTACGGCTTCGTTCAGAACAATCCGGTGGATTATGTGGACACAGACGGGCGAGGAATCTTCAAGCTTCCTCCAATTGAAATTCCGTGGCCGAAACTTCCTCCGATTGAAGTCCCTTGGCCCAAGATCCCGCCATTCCCGTGGCCGAAGCCGAAGCTGCCGCCAGTAAATCCACCGAACTCAGTTCGATGCGCGGGTTACTTGCCCTTCATCGGTTCAACGTGCGACGGGGGAAAGCCTGATTCGTATCCGGCTGGAGCATACAAGTGCTGCAAGGATTTCATGGACGAGTATAAGTGCTCGGACAAAGTCCAGTGCGTTGCGAACTGTCTTCAAGCGGCCGAGGTCAATTGCCAAACGGAGGAGTCGTGCGACAACCGTAACGACTGTCGAAAGAAAGCTCACGTGGACTGTTATTCCAAGTGCCAATTTATCCCCGTGAAAGGAGTGCCAGCATCATGCATAGCGATTGGCTTGACCGGGCTTTGAGCATCATGGCGAGAGCGCTGCTGTTCATCGTCAAATCGCTCTGCTTGTTCGTCCCGACGTTTTTGGTTGTTTACGTCCTCGGGACGATTCTGCTGACTGCGTGCTTTGGCATCTTGACCGGAACACCCCATTTGATATTGTCACGAGATTTGTCGGGCATTCCGTTCATCTGGTATGCATTTGGCATGGCATGGCGCTTGGCAATCATTGCCTCGGCATTGGTGTGGATGCTGGCAACGCTATTTGCTGCAATCGGCAAGCAGCACAAAAGCTTTCTCGCATGGCTTGCGTTTATGCTCATCGTGGGTGTCCTGGTCGGCGGTCTTTCAGCACTTCCCGTTCTTTCTGCCGGAGCGTCTGAATTGAATGGACTGGACGGCTCACGCATTGTTGTCGCGTATCTCCTGTGCTTCGCCGCCGTAGGAGCTTTCGCCTGCGGTGTTCTCTCAGCACTCTGGTATTTTGCGTATCACAAATGGTTTTCCTTAAATCCAGATTCCGGCTGTCCCGCACAAACGGTGTAAGGAAATCAGCCGTGCTCAGGCTGCAGTGAAGTTAAGTCGGCCACCCAGGCGTGCGCCCCGGCTGCGGCGTCGGATTGGGGAGACTGGGGTTGCAACGGTGTTGATGAGGATGCAAATACGGCTACCACGACAAGTTGATAAGCGAGTTTGCCGCGGAAAGGGCAGCCGGACCACGGCGGCTACGCTACCCGCGCCCAAGCGCAAGCGGACGCCTTTGCCTACTTTGAAACCGATTCCAACCGCACGCGGCTCCACAGCGCGCTCGGCTACCAATCCCCTGTGGACTTTGAGAACCAAATCAACTCCATACAACCCATGTGCACCCCTTATTCCGGTTGTCCAACAAACCGGGGCAAGCCCAAACGGGTATGACTCGCGCGAAATATCCCTGCCACAATCTGTTTTTACTGCCTACGCCGCGAGCGGACTGATGCAGTCTTAAACTTTGAAGGCTTACTCAAAACTGGTGGCCACGCCAGCCTTGCTGCGTTCCTGGAGCCATTTGCGATAGTCTTCCTCGGTGTCCACCACCACATAACCGGCCATTTTGGCATGGCCGTTGCCGCACAATTGAGCGCAGGTGATCATGTACCGCCCCACCCGCGTTGGGGTGAACTGGGTGGTGGTGGGGACGCCCGGAATGGCATCCTGGGTGGTGCGAAAAGCCACCACTTTGAAGCTGTGAATCACGTCCTTGCTGGTCAGCCGGATGACCACCGGCTTGCCGACCGGCACGTGCATTTCACCCATGGGCGGGGTGATGTCGTCCTTGGCGGCGGGGTCTTTTTCGTCGTACCCCAGGGGATTGCTGGGAGACACCAAGCTGATGTCCTGCCGGCCAAAAACACCATCCGGGCCGGGATACCGAAAGTTCCATTGGAATTGTTCGGCTGTGACGCGCACCTGGGTGACGTCACCGCCGGTGGGCAGGTTTTTGGGGTCCGTCAGCTTGGCCCACATGGGCAGCGCGAAAGCCAGCAGTATGAGGGTTTCAATGCCGGCCACCACCAGCTCGAGGTATTTCGGCGCGTTGGTTTGCGCGCCCAGGTGATTGGCTTTCGGGGTTTTGGTCTGGCGGAAGCGCAGGAGGACGTAAATGAAATACGCGCCCCAGCCGATGAACAGCACCAGCATGAGCCAGTGCAGATAATTAATCAGGCGGTCCACGTCCTGGCCGTGTTGCGAGGCCAGGGGGGGCATGGGCACCAGATTGGCAAACAGCAACAAGTTCATGGTTGCGGGGAGTGGGAAGCGGAAACCGCTGATTCCACCACGCGGGCTTCGGCAGCAGCCCGGCGCGAAAGATAGATGAAGAAACCCGCCAGCCAGCCCAGCACCAACAGCACCAGCCCCAGCAGGGCAAAGATGCCCATGTTCAGGCCCTCGGCCAGTTTGGAGTCGGACTTGCCAAAGCACGTGGCGCAGGCGGCCGCCGTTTGCGGCCAGTTCAGCCAGCACAGCAGCGCCAACAACGATAATCGCGCCCAGGTAACTCGCGTCTTCATTGGATGCCCTTCATCTTGCGCCAAAAATAAATCACGTAGCCAAACAGGACGATGCCCGACAACGCCGAGCCGCCGCCGTACACGGCAAAGGCGGTTTCGCCCGTCTTAAGGTAGATATTGAATGCCCAGGCCGCAAGGCCCAGGGTCAGGAGAAACGCGGCGGTGATGAAAAAGATATGGAGGGCTTTGAGGGGCATAAGGGCGCTAGAACAGGTAAAACAACGGGAAAACAATCAGCCACACAAAATCCACAAAGTGCCAGTACACCACCGAGCATTCGATGCGATTGGTGAACCGCTCCGGCTCGGTGAACCACATGCGGCGGCCCGGGCCCCACAGGTAAAACATGACGATGATGCCGCCAATCACGTGCAGGGCATGCAACCCCGTCAGGGCATAGTAGATGGCGAAATAACTGCTATGGGCGGGCGCATAGGCAGTCATGCGGAAGATGTCGCTTACCGCGATTTTCAGCGGCTCGGCATGGCCGCCCGCGGCCACGTCCGGATACAAGGTGATTTCCTGCACGCCCTTGGCCTTGAGTTGCTTGTGGGTCAGCAGCCACGGGTTGCCCTCCAAATGGCCGGTGATGCTGCGCCGCCCCGGAAACACCCCCGGCTCCTTCAGCCATTGCTCATGATGCGGATGGGCGGCGGCAAGTTTCTCTGCGGCCTGGTCCGTCAGCCACACTTCATAGTGAATGAACTTCTGGCGGTACTCCACGCCCTTGATGCAGAGAAAGACCACCGCGCAGAGCAAGGTCAGGCCCTGGTAGAGCTTGAACTTGTCAAATTGTTTGAGCTTGAGCGCCGTCCAGCCCATGACCACCAGGATGCTGGAGGAAATGAGGATGGCGGTGTTCATCGTGCCCATCGCCAGGCTCATCATGCGCGTGGGCCAGAAATCCGCGCCCGTCCGCAAGGCGGCATACGACGAAAACAGCGCGCCAAACAACATCACCTCCGAGGCGATAAACATCCAGATGCCCAGCTTGCCGTTGTACAAGCCGGTCTCGCGCCGGGGCGTCACTGTGTAGGGAATTTCCATGGCGGCCGAGGACATAGGCAAATTAACGCGCGGGTTGCGGCTGGTTTTGGGGCGTAAAATCCGTGGGATGCCCCGGGATGGAATACTCGTAGGCGCTCCGGTACACCCGCACTGGCTCCAGGAAGTTGCCATGTCCGGGCGGGGTGGGCGTCTGCCACTCCAGCGTGGTGGCCTGCCACGGATTGTCTGATTTCACCGGCTCCCCATGCCGCAGGCTCCAGAAGAAGTTAATGATGAACGGAATTTGCGCCAGCATCAGTCCAATGGCGGCATGGGTGATGTTGATGTTCAAATCCACCACCCATTGCGGCAGCCCCACCACCGCCAGATTATCCGCCTGGGCGTAGGTGGCCCCGCCGTCGGACATCCGGCGGCTCATGCCATAAATGCCCTGAATGAACATGGGGAAGAAGACAAGGTTCATGAAAATGAACGACAGCACAAAATGCACGCGCCCCCAGAACTCGTTCATAAACCGGCCGGTGGCCTTGGGGTACCAATGATAAATGGCCGCGAAAATGGCAAAGATGGTGCCCGGCGCCACCACATAGTGGAAGTGGCCAATCACATAATAGCTGTCATGCAGGTGGATGTCGCTGAAGCTGAAGCCCAGCGGCAGGCCGGTCAACCCCCCGATGCCAAACATGGGGAGGAAGGCCAGGGCAAACAACATGGGGGTGTTGAAGCGAATGGAGCCGCCCCAGAGCGACACAAAAAAGCAGGTGATGATGATGACCGAAGGGATGGAAATAATCATCGTGGTGGTTTGGAAAAACGTGCTCAGGCGCGTGCCCATGCCGGTCAGGTACATGTGATGCGCCCACACAATCATGGACAGAAAACCCAGCGCCAGCGAGCTGTACACCATCAACCGGTAACCCCAGATGGCTTTGCGCGTGTTGGTGGAAATGACCTCCGCCAGCGTGCCCAGCGCCGGCAAAATCAGCACATACACCTCCGGATGCGCCAGAAACCAGAACAAATGCTGGTACAGCAAGGGACTGCCCCCGCCGGAGATGTCCAGGGGCTGGCCACCCACCACCAGGCCGGTGGGCATGAAGAAACTGGTGCCCAAAACCTTGTCCATGAGCTGCATGATGCCCGCCGCTTCCAGCGGAGGAAAGGCCAGCAGCAGCAGAAAATTGGTGACCAGTTGGGCCCAGACAAAAAAGGGCAGGCGCATCCAGGTCAGCCCCGGCGCGCGGAGTTGAATGATGGTGGTGATGATATTGATGGACCCCAGCAGGGAGGAGGTAATCAGCAGCACCATGCCAATGAGCCAGAACGTCTGCCCCATGGTGGGCACCACCACCGCCAGCGGCGAGTAACTCGTCCAGCCGGATTGCGCCGCTCCCCCCGGAATGAAGAAGCTGACCAACATCACCACCCCGCCCCAGAAATAAATGTGATAGCTCATCATGTTCAGGCGGGGGAAGGCCATGTCCGGCGCGCCAATTTGGAGCGGCACCAGGTAATTGCCCAGGGCGCCCACAATCATCGGCACCACGGCCAGAAACACCATGATGGTGCCGTGCATCGCGCCAAAGGAATTGTACAAGTCCGGCGTCATGCGCCCCCCGCGCGCCACATCGCCCAGCACGGCTTCGAGGATGGGGCCAAACACGGGAATGGGCTGGCCGGGATAGGCCAGTTGCCAGCGCATCAGCAGCATCAGGAAGAAGCCAATCAACATGAACACCAGGGCGGTGATGCCGTATTGGATGCCCACCACCTTGTGGTCCACTGAAAAAATGTAGCGCCGCCAGAAACTCAGCGGTTCATGGTGCGCCGCGTGAGCCCCATGCTCATGCGGCGCGGTGTGCGCGTGTTCTACCGTGGTTGTGTCCGACTGCATATTACTTTGCCTGCCCCAAACCCAAACCCGCCATGATTCGCAACGGGCCGGCTAAAATTGTCTTGTGTCCTGGAGGTGTCAAATGGCCGCCCACAGGTATTAAGCCGGCTGTTAAACCTTGTCCCACACCATTAGGCCGACCAGCACCGGCTGATAGAGAATGCTGGCCAGAAACAGCGCGCGGGCGGAGGGGCGATGGAGCCGCCGCGCAAACCAGAGCGTGGCCGAAAGAAAAAGGCCGCCCAGTACCAGGGCGCCTGCCAGGTATAACCCGCCGGTCAAGCCGAGCAGCGACGGCAGGACGCTGGCCGTCATCATGGCCATGGTATAATGCA
This is a stretch of genomic DNA from Fontisphaera persica. It encodes these proteins:
- a CDS encoding RHS repeat-associated core domain-containing protein, with amino-acid sequence MGAVRTHVWGVDLSGTTHGAYSASRGFETGWVQAVGLGERTRPACRLRRPAEEESLLQETIASTSQSAPQYKYGPFGDLLRATGSPAQTFNHLFSTKYFDWETSLYYYGHRYYFSNHARWPNRDSLQEAGGINLYGFVQNNPVDYVDTDGRGIFKLPPIEIPWPKLPPIEVPWPKIPPFPWPKPKLPPVNPPNSVRCAGYLPFIGSTCDGGKPDSYPAGAYKCCKDFMDEYKCSDKVQCVANCLQAAEVNCQTEESCDNRNDCRKKAHVDCYSKCQFIPVKGVPASCIAIGLTGL
- a CDS encoding cytochrome c oxidase subunit II produces the protein MNLLLFANLVPMPPLASQHGQDVDRLINYLHWLMLVLFIGWGAYFIYVLLRFRQTKTPKANHLGAQTNAPKYLELVVAGIETLILLAFALPMWAKLTDPKNLPTGGDVTQVRVTAEQFQWNFRYPGPDGVFGRQDISLVSPSNPLGYDEKDPAAKDDITPPMGEMHVPVGKPVVIRLTSKDVIHSFKVVAFRTTQDAIPGVPTTTQFTPTRVGRYMITCAQLCGNGHAKMAGYVVVDTEEDYRKWLQERSKAGVATSFE
- the purN gene encoding phosphoribosylglycinamide formyltransferase; amino-acid sequence: MQTQAAAASFRLGVLGSGKGSNFAAIADACAAGRVPAQPVLVLSDVENAGILELARQRGIPAEYLPPGKFRTKLDEETEARYIARLQEARVDLVVLAGFMRILKGPFLKAFEGRVVNIHPSLLPAFPGLEAWKQALEYGVKVTGCTVHFVDQGVDTGPVIGQRVVPVLDEDTPASLHARIQVAERELYPACIAAIARGQLRREGRRVLGFPPAL
- a CDS encoding amylo-alpha-1,6-glucosidase, which codes for MMPACGERLLRFAGDRARFELLCEPAPPPAGWRGMLRTNLGRGEMLREEIINAHFQPLPLAGASWRDIPMTPTARGWELELPLLETGYFQAKAYALDAQHRQHWPPGLNVGLSVHPDDCRTGNIIYCAFTRLYGHTRHLSRARDEALEERLRLLDEQGYAVIPPSGKLRDLTRLLPHIFETLGCRVLQLLPINPTPTTYARFGRFGSPYACQDLTAIDPALVEFDRRTTALDQFQELVAGVHRYGGKLFLDLVINHTGWGATLLNEHPEWYRREPDGEFASPGAWGNIWRDLVELDQSHPALWDTLAEAFLTWCRRGVDGFRCDAGYKVPLPVWQHITARVRQEYPDTIFLLEGLGGSWEATELLLTEGGMQWAYSELFQNYSGREVSSYLDYALRQSERVGLYTHYSETHDNNRLAARGRAWSLLRNRLCALTSVCGGFGFTGGVEWLAEEKINVHQCAGLNWGAPENLVQELAALNRLLRQHPCFFDGARLERLSEPESPVFALRRISAEGGDEVLVLVNTDAEQSHSVHLRLPQKLGGTPLVDLLGQTPPMVFFRPDGHAVFTLEPAAVFCLAATPHPVGLHGDEYRRLRAAAAWALRAIAHHVPIEAIGPCDWPMLALIARRQPWDFLGCLHRLDAAQTARHLLAALNQARAGLYYPRVVVWQEADARRITMIPSGHWLAVREAAPFRAQLSFGGAQRPVNVASVETDQGHVAAFPPQAFDGEARLRLERPAQTPPVLTATLRFLPAEPPPPVYEAARLKAVPSPLHLPMVLLTNRGGAMARLAVDLGNLKSKYDAVLAANLHPTMPVDRHVLVKRLRLWVNADGFITPLNAANLLEFHPGPPARWRFVAHAGDGRSLELELTALMAEGKNTLWFKLSRPARLPALGQPLPPQCQVSVTARFDLEDRNFHWETKHTPGAEHHFTAHHRPLRRPAGFVFEPDPRRRLCVVTDRGLYHPQGEWSHNLPHWVEQSRGMEGWGDAYSPGWFEIPLAAGEHATLACSAEPHFETGRLRFPAVPRRLPPPRTFEQTLRTAVEAFLARREQGWTLIAGYPWFLDWSRDALIGARGLLASGYVEEVSSMLSELGRWEERGTLPNAFYGGDGSNRDTSDAPLWWALVAEELAAFLQARRPGRRQAVAFYDQKVADDRRTYREVLISIAEHYLAGTPNGIQVDPASALVWSPAHFTWMDTNHPAATPREGYPIEIQVLWVRLLRHLERLGCTRQGETYGSLAARAQHALETFYWQEDLGWWADTLLAPAGQPARQAVPDRCLRPNALFGITLGVFTGERARRYLTAVQRHLLVPGAVRSLAPLPADPPLPVRAADGRLLNHPEQPYWGRYEGDEDTRRKPAYHNGTAWTWLLPVYAEALARAYELEAEAVAAARGCLASLNDRLTAGCLGHLPEIVDGDAPHQERGCDAQAWSATEALRVWLWLESLRPKTRTSRRPQSAGGKPRTRRPSRRS
- a CDS encoding sugar phosphate isomerase/epimerase family protein, with translation MTAIPRRSFLRWTGSAALLGTLLPASAMEPLQRPGRPRLIPSLAAYSFRNYFQKPGQPRSLDMFGFVDYCAEQGLPAAEVTSYYFPRPVTREYLLRLRRHAFLRGVALSGTAVGNNFARPKGEALQKEIASVKEWIDYAAILGAPHIRIFAGPAPKEIPLAEATRNCLEAIEECCAYAGEKGVMLGLENHGGIVTTAEQLLALVKAVRSPWFGVNLDTGNFTSEDPYAELAACAPYAVNVQIKVEVRRQGAPKPEPADLPRLVRILREANYQGYVALEYEAAEDPWDAVPRWLKAMQAALAS